The sequence TCTCGTTGGCGGCACCGTAGCAGGCCTCGAGCACGTCCTGCGGGAATGCCTTCAGGATGGCGCCCGACACCAGGAGCCGTTTCAGCGCCGGCGCGTTCAATGCGTCGTACTTGCCGGTGATCCAGGTAAACGTGTCGCGCGAGGCGGAATCGATCGCAGCCTGATAGTGCTTGGGCAGCGCATTCCACTTGTCGAGGTTCATGATGTTGTGGCCCTGGCTCGTGCCTTCCCACCAGCCGGGATAGTAGTAGTACTTCGCGACCTTCACGAAGCCGAGCTTCTCGTCGTCGTAGGGGCCGACCCACTCGGCGGCGTCGATCGTGCCTTTCTCCAGCGCCGGATAGATGTCGCCGCCGGCGATCTGCTGCGGCACCGCGCCGAGCTTGGCCATGATGGTGCCGGCAAATCCGCCGATGCGCATCTTGAGGCCCTTGATGTCCTCCATCGACTTGATCTCCTTCCGGAACCAGCCGCCCATCTGGGCGCCGGTGGAGCCGGTCGGAATGCCGTAGCAATTGTGCTCCTTCAGGAGGTCGTTCACGAGCTCCTGCCCGCCGCCCCACAGCAGCCAGGAGATCTGCTGGCGCGTGTTCAGCCCGAACGGCAGCGCGGTGGCGAAGGTGAAGGCGGGATTCTTGCCCCAGTAATAATAGAGCGCGGTGTTGCCCATCTCGACGGTGCCGTTCGAGACCGCGTCCAGCACCTGCAGGCCCGGGACGATTTCGCCGGCCGCAAACGGCTGGATCTGGAATTTGTTGTCAGTGATCTCGGCGACTTTCTTGGTGAAATATTCGCAGCCGCCATAGAGCGTGTCGAGCGACTTCGGCCAGCTCGTGGCGTAACGCCACCTGACCTCGGGCGAACCTTGCGCGATAGCCGGCGCAGCAACAGCGCTCGCGGCCAGGCCCAATCCGCCTGCCGTCAGGAATTTACGACGTTCCATGCACTTCCCTCCGTTATGCCGATGCTTCGACGTCAGGGAACGATCTTTGGTGTCGTCTTGCCGTCGAGATCGACGTTGTTTTGTTTGAGACTTGTGAGGCGTTTCCGAAGGCCCTGACGGGCTCTTTTTATTGGAATTCCGATCATTGCGGTTCCGTCAGCAAGGATGACCTGTCAGCCAGCGACAATCAAGCCTCATGCCGCGCTCGCAACTGCGAATGCGAGGCAGACGAAAGTTGAACTGCTGCTCTATTGGGCATCGGTGGCGGTGAGCTTGCGGTGAGACGTAAAGGCATTCGTCGTTGGGACCGGATTCACTGTCGTCAACGGAGGTGCGTTCCCTCCCCCCTTGCGGGGGAGGGCTAGGGAGAGGGGTGGCCCAGCAAAAGGTGCCGGTTGTTGATCAATGCACGATCGCGATGCGCGGCGGATGGAATCCCCGTGCGGCCCCCCTCCCTGACCCGCAAGGGGGGAGGGAACGGAGAGAGCGCTGCTGTCGGCCGAACTCGATACGACTTCAACCCAACGCGCTACCCCTCCTTCGCGAACGCCGCCTCCATCGCCTTCCGTGTCCGGATCGTCTCGTTGTTCGCATCGAACTCGACGTCGCTCCAGCGCACGATCTCGCCATGAGCGACGTCGTGCTTCAGCTTCAGACGATGTGCGAGGCCGATCGGCAGGGCGCCCGCCTTCAGGCTCGCGGCGGCCGGCACCAGCTTGCCCCACACCGTATAGCCGCCTTCGCCATCGAGCATCTCGCCCGCGCGCAAATTGCGCTTGGCCACGGCGGCGACGTCGCCGCGGAAGCCGAAAGCCTGGCCGGTAGCCTCGCCGCGCAGCGCGGCCGACAGGATCGAGATGTTCAGCTCGAGTCCGATCAGGTGATAGGGCTTGTACATTGCGGCAAAGCGCCCGCTGGCGTCGGTCTTCAGCCCGTATTGCTTGAAGCAGTCGGCGGCGTAGTCGTTCGGCGCTTCCAGCACGACATAGACGCCCCAGCGCAGGTCGCGAAACACCGGCCGTCCGTCGCGCTCGAGCGAAGAGACCACTTCCACCACGCCGGACCGCTCCAGCACGCCGCCGCGCGAGCGCGGCCGCATGATGTGCGGCAAATCGTCCACGCCGCAGGGCGGAAACAGCAATCCCTCCGTCGGCACGTCGAGGCCGCAGGCGTTCGCAATCGCGGCCATCTCGATCGCCGATTTGGTGCCGTCGAGAAAGGAGTTGAACATCTGCGGGTTCATGCCGGCCGACTGCGCTTCGCCCGCGGTCAGGCCGTAATGCTGCCAGATGCCGTCGGGCGTCACGTCGTGATAGGCCGGCAGATATTTTGTGCCCTTGCCGGCGGCGACGACGTGAAAGCCGGTGGCGCGAGCCCAGTCGACCATCTCAGCGGTCAGCGCCGGCTGGTCGCCATAGGCGAGCGAATAGACCACGCCCGCTTTCCGCGCCTCCTCGGCGAGCAGCGGGCCCGCCAGCACGTCCGCTTCGACATTGACCATCACGACATGCTTGCCCGCCGCGATCGCGGCGCGCGCATGGCGGATGCCGACGGCGGGATTGCCGGTCGCTTCGACCACCACGTCCATCGCCCCGCCGGCGATGGCGCGCGCGCCGTCATCGGTGAACACGGTGCGGGCGATGCGATCAGCGTCCCAGCCCACGGTGCGGCACGCCTCGCGCGCGCGCTCCCGGTCGATGTCGACGATGATGGGCACCTCGAGTCCCGGCGTATGCGGCACCTGTGCGAGGAACATCGAGCCGAATTTGCCGGCGCCGATCAGCGCGACACGGACAGGCTTGCCGGCGGACGCGCGGGCTTGCAGGAGGCGGAAGAGGTTCATGGGGGATGTCCGAGATTGCTAAAATCAAAGATCGTCATTCCGGGGCGCGACGAAGTCGCGAGCTTTGATGCGCAATTGCGCATCCTAGTTCGCGCTTCGTGCGCCCCGGAATGACAGGTTACTCCGCGGCCTGTCGCGGCGTTCGCGCAAGCCGCACCAGCGCATCGTCGTCCACCGTCCTGATCGGCGCGAAATCGCGATGCGCGATGTATTCCGGCCGCGTCGGCGTGCGGATGTAGTTCGAGACCGCGTTCAGCGTCAGGTACACGATCTTGCGCGGGTAGGGCGTGATGTTGCCGCTGGAGCCATGCACGAGATTGCCGTGGAACATCAGCATGCCGCCGGGCTTGCCGGTGGGCGCGACGATGCCACCCTGCTTGACGAGGCGCGTCACGGTGTCCTCGTCCAGCGTCCACAGCGGATAGGAGGTGGTGGCGAGGTCGTGCGAGGCTTCGAGATCGCCGGCGTTCTGGCTGCGCGGCACCAGCATCAGGGGGCCGTTGATCGGCATCACCTCGTCGAGGAAGATCGCGATGTTCATCGCGCGCGGCTCCGGCATGCCGTCGTCGCGCTTCCAGGTGCCGTAGTCCTGGTGCCATTGCCAGACGTCGCCGGTGAAGGCCGATTTCGCGTTGATCTTGAACTGGTGCATGTAGACGGGTTCGCCGAACAATTGCTCGACCGGCTCGATCATGCGCGGATGCGCGCCGAGAGTGCGAAAGGCCTCGTTGTAGAGATGCGCGGCAAAGGCCGTGCGCGGCGCGCCGCTCTTCTCGCGCCAGACCTCCGGCCGGTTGGCGTCGTAGATGCCGACCGCCTCGCGCGCGAGCAAATCGACCTCCTCCTGGCTGAACAGCTCGGGCAGGAACAGCCAGCCCTCGCGCTGGAAGAACTCCAATTGCTCCTGGGACAGTTTCATGGGTCGTCCTCCTTGTGTTGTTTTTTGTTGTCATTCCGGGGCGCGACGAAGTCGCGAGCAATCCATCCATTCGCAGCCTATGCCGTCCAATGGATTCCGGGCTCGACGCTGCGCGTCGCCCGGAAGACGGCTACGCCGCCGCGGCGTCCGTTGCCCTCAATCTCTCCTCGGTCAGCCGTCCCGCCGTCTGCGCGTGCGCAAGCGCAGCGCGTTCGGCGGCCTTCGCGTCCCCGCTCAGAATGTGTCCGGCAATATCGGTATGCTCCGCCCAGGCGCTGTCGCGATAGTCGAGCTCCGACAGCACGGTCGCCATCGAGCGGCGCATATGCGGCCATTGCGGCGCGATGGTCTCCTCGATCACGGGATTGCCGGCGAGCTGATAGATCGCGCGATGAAATTCGACGTCGAGCGCGATGAGCTCGGCGAGCGACGTGGTGCGGTCGATGCCGCGTCCGGCGGCGAGCGCCGTCTCCAGTCGCGCGCGTCCCGCCGCATCGCCCGCAGCACGCTGAGCGGCAAGCCGCGCCGCGAGCGCATCGATGGCGCCGCGCACCTCGTAGAGCTGGCGGATGCGTGAGGGATCGAGCTGGGTGACTTCAAAGCCGCGCCTGCCGCTTTCGGCGACGAGACCCTGCCGGTGCAACAGATGCAGCGCATGCGACACCGGCTGGCGCGAGACGCCGAGCTTGTCGGCCAGCTCGTTCTGCCGGATGCGCTGGCCGGGCTGAAGCGTGCGGTCGGAGATCGCCTCCAGGATGCGCGCATAGACCTGGTCGATCAGGTTCGGGAGCGGGTCGAGTGGAATCACGCCGGCAGCTCCGAAGAGGGAATACGGAATTCCGTATTCGAAGCTACTGCGAGAGGGCGGGGGCGTCAAGCACGGCCCGAGGCCGCGCCAGCCGCTCTTTTTGTTGCCGCCTAAGCTATTGATATTGCTTCGCCCGTCTACTGTGCATGGGGTTGTTTTCGAGCAAAAAGACCCGACGAGGCTCAGCGCCTACTTTTTCTTGCCCTGCTCGATCAGCATCCGGCTCATCAGATAGAGCCGCGGCACGATCGAGTTGGTGTCGATGAACTCGTCGCGGGCGTGATAGCCGAAGCCGGCAAGGCCGAAGCTCTCGACCACCACCGCCTTGCCGCTGCGATTGGCATAGCCGGCATCGGTGGCGCCGCCGGTCATCTCGGCGATGTCGAGCTTGCGGTCGATCTCGGCATAGATCGCCTGTCCCATCTCGGCCAGCGCGCGGCCGCGGTCGCTGGCGACGAAGGGCGGACGGCCGGCCACGATCTTCATGGTGGTCTCGGTGTCCGGCACGAGGCGATCCTTGATCTTCTCGTCCAGCGCCGCCTGGAGCCTGGCGATGCCGTCAGGAATGGTGAGACGGATGTCGGCGCCGGCCTCGGCATCTTCCGGAATCTGATTGCGCACCGTGCCGGCCTTCGCCGTCGTCCAGTTGAGCTGGGTGCCCGGGATCGACTTGGCGACGTCCTGCGTCTGCAGCAGTTGATGCGAGAGCTCGATCAGCGCGTTGCGGCCGCGATCGGGTGCGGCGCCGGCATGCGCCGCGCGGCCCTTCACCTTCAGGACGCCCGTCGCGGTGCCGCTGGCACCCAATAGCAGCGAGTCGTTCTTCGCCGGCGGCGAGGCCGCCGTCGGCTCGCAGGAGAGCACGACGTCGTGCTGGTCGGCGAGTTCGGCGATGATCTCGCCCGACCCGATCGAGCCGACCTCCTCGTCCGGATTGAATGACACCGTGAGCGTGGTGTAATCGTTCCAGCCGGCGTCCTTCAGCATCTTGAGCGCATGCAGCACCACGGCGATGCCGCCCTTGTCGTCGGCGATGCCGGGGCCGAAGATCTTCGTGCCATCGACACGATAGGGCTCGCTCGCAAGGATGCCGCGCTGATAGACCGTGTCCATATGCGCGATCAGCATCAGCTTCCGCGTGCCCGTGCCCTTGAACGTCGCGATCACTATGTCGGCACCGGCGCCTGCCGTGGTCTTGCGCCGCTCCGTGGCGGCGCCGAGCGCCTTCAGGCGTCCTTCGGTGAAGTCGGCCATCTTCTTCAGGCCCTCGACGTCGCTGCTGCCGCTCTCGATCATCACCATGTCGCGCAAGGTCTCGATCAGCGGCGCCTTCTCCTGCTCGGCCGCGGCCTTCAGCTTCTCGTCGGCGGCCGCGAGCGCGGTGGTGCTGCCGGCAACGAAGCCGAGCACGGCGAGCATGGGAATGAACCGGGTTTTCATCGACATGTCCTCTTGCATCTTGCGCGTAGCCCCGCGCGATTGTGCGGAAAGCCTAGCACTCGCAACGGCGCGATGCCACGCCGGCCT is a genomic window of Bradyrhizobium sp. CB1717 containing:
- the dctP gene encoding TRAP transporter substrate-binding protein DctP; translated protein: MERRKFLTAGGLGLAASAVAAPAIAQGSPEVRWRYATSWPKSLDTLYGGCEYFTKKVAEITDNKFQIQPFAAGEIVPGLQVLDAVSNGTVEMGNTALYYYWGKNPAFTFATALPFGLNTRQQISWLLWGGGQELVNDLLKEHNCYGIPTGSTGAQMGGWFRKEIKSMEDIKGLKMRIGGFAGTIMAKLGAVPQQIAGGDIYPALEKGTIDAAEWVGPYDDEKLGFVKVAKYYYYPGWWEGTSQGHNIMNLDKWNALPKHYQAAIDSASRDTFTWITGKYDALNAPALKRLLVSGAILKAFPQDVLEACYGAANEIYADLSKSNPHFGKMYASLTAFRGEALPWFQVAELSFDSFMMRMRTKT
- a CDS encoding Gfo/Idh/MocA family oxidoreductase produces the protein MNLFRLLQARASAGKPVRVALIGAGKFGSMFLAQVPHTPGLEVPIIVDIDRERAREACRTVGWDADRIARTVFTDDGARAIAGGAMDVVVEATGNPAVGIRHARAAIAAGKHVVMVNVEADVLAGPLLAEEARKAGVVYSLAYGDQPALTAEMVDWARATGFHVVAAGKGTKYLPAYHDVTPDGIWQHYGLTAGEAQSAGMNPQMFNSFLDGTKSAIEMAAIANACGLDVPTEGLLFPPCGVDDLPHIMRPRSRGGVLERSGVVEVVSSLERDGRPVFRDLRWGVYVVLEAPNDYAADCFKQYGLKTDASGRFAAMYKPYHLIGLELNISILSAALRGEATGQAFGFRGDVAAVAKRNLRAGEMLDGEGGYTVWGKLVPAAASLKAGALPIGLAHRLKLKHDVAHGEIVRWSDVEFDANNETIRTRKAMEAAFAKEG
- a CDS encoding phytanoyl-CoA dioxygenase family protein; its protein translation is MKLSQEQLEFFQREGWLFLPELFSQEEVDLLAREAVGIYDANRPEVWREKSGAPRTAFAAHLYNEAFRTLGAHPRMIEPVEQLFGEPVYMHQFKINAKSAFTGDVWQWHQDYGTWKRDDGMPEPRAMNIAIFLDEVMPINGPLMLVPRSQNAGDLEASHDLATTSYPLWTLDEDTVTRLVKQGGIVAPTGKPGGMLMFHGNLVHGSSGNITPYPRKIVYLTLNAVSNYIRTPTRPEYIAHRDFAPIRTVDDDALVRLARTPRQAAE
- a CDS encoding GntR family transcriptional regulator, encoding MIPLDPLPNLIDQVYARILEAISDRTLQPGQRIRQNELADKLGVSRQPVSHALHLLHRQGLVAESGRRGFEVTQLDPSRIRQLYEVRGAIDALAARLAAQRAAGDAAGRARLETALAAGRGIDRTTSLAELIALDVEFHRAIYQLAGNPVIEETIAPQWPHMRRSMATVLSELDYRDSAWAEHTDIAGHILSGDAKAAERAALAHAQTAGRLTEERLRATDAAAA
- a CDS encoding M20/M25/M40 family metallo-hydrolase, which translates into the protein MKTRFIPMLAVLGFVAGSTTALAAADEKLKAAAEQEKAPLIETLRDMVMIESGSSDVEGLKKMADFTEGRLKALGAATERRKTTAGAGADIVIATFKGTGTRKLMLIAHMDTVYQRGILASEPYRVDGTKIFGPGIADDKGGIAVVLHALKMLKDAGWNDYTTLTVSFNPDEEVGSIGSGEIIAELADQHDVVLSCEPTAASPPAKNDSLLLGASGTATGVLKVKGRAAHAGAAPDRGRNALIELSHQLLQTQDVAKSIPGTQLNWTTAKAGTVRNQIPEDAEAGADIRLTIPDGIARLQAALDEKIKDRLVPDTETTMKIVAGRPPFVASDRGRALAEMGQAIYAEIDRKLDIAEMTGGATDAGYANRSGKAVVVESFGLAGFGYHARDEFIDTNSIVPRLYLMSRMLIEQGKKK